In Caproicibacterium amylolyticum, a genomic segment contains:
- a CDS encoding sensor histidine kinase, with amino-acid sequence MNAVWIIEVCATAVEGYLGISIVESFGKMRYYGKIQSIIKLIAVCIYTAFITFLNTFNLFSWVTVTTAIAIIVCCGKFVSDVNLFKAVFSASLYIIILSLIESFLIAIIGWVNGVSLHTLVFKTGYIRSIYLILDKLIDCCLFFLFNLARRKTKSEMVPATGYLLTVFLGIFIMSIFARTVSTEVFSSLQYIIGICGVIILICVLTLVQYFYKSKIYRQEQIDNQKLQIEAQLTAEKYEQLNQIYSLNAKTFHDFKNHLVAIDCLIDENKYQEAREYIHHISNIPPLNNDKIYTSISVADAILNEKRRRAEDEKIAFTVDASSDIAESNRVSNPDLCVILSNLLDNALEACERIPEDKMRKIDVKIHPRNDFLIIKISNTVLENPFVSNARLLSTKKDPQPHGMGLHNVQASVSKYNGKLSQTYQDNAFVSTVIISYRD; translated from the coding sequence ATGAATGCAGTTTGGATTATTGAAGTATGTGCCACGGCAGTTGAGGGTTACCTTGGCATTTCCATAGTAGAATCATTTGGAAAGATGAGGTACTATGGGAAGATACAAAGTATTATCAAATTAATTGCTGTATGTATCTATACTGCATTTATCACGTTTTTGAATACTTTCAACCTTTTTTCGTGGGTTACAGTAACAACGGCGATTGCTATTATTGTTTGCTGTGGAAAGTTTGTCAGTGATGTAAACTTATTTAAGGCAGTATTTAGTGCCTCATTATATATTATCATTCTATCGTTAATTGAGAGCTTTTTAATAGCAATTATTGGATGGGTCAATGGAGTATCATTGCATACTTTAGTCTTTAAGACTGGATATATTAGGTCAATTTATTTAATTCTGGATAAGCTCATTGATTGCTGCTTGTTCTTTTTATTTAATTTAGCAAGGCGGAAAACAAAATCTGAAATGGTGCCGGCAACTGGTTATCTGTTAACTGTTTTTTTAGGCATTTTTATAATGTCAATATTTGCCAGAACAGTTTCGACTGAAGTTTTCAGCAGTTTGCAATATATTATAGGTATTTGTGGAGTAATCATATTAATTTGCGTTCTTACATTGGTACAATACTTCTATAAATCGAAAATTTACCGGCAAGAACAAATAGACAATCAGAAGCTGCAGATTGAAGCACAGTTAACGGCAGAAAAATATGAGCAGTTAAATCAGATATACAGTCTTAATGCAAAAACATTTCATGATTTTAAAAATCATTTGGTAGCGATCGACTGTCTGATCGATGAAAATAAATATCAAGAAGCTAGGGAATATATTCATCATATCTCTAACATACCCCCTCTAAACAATGATAAAATTTACACCTCAATTTCAGTTGCTGATGCGATTCTCAATGAAAAAAGGAGGCGAGCTGAAGATGAGAAAATTGCGTTCACAGTTGATGCATCGTCGGATATCGCCGAAAGTAACCGCGTTTCGAATCCAGATTTATGCGTAATATTATCAAACTTATTAGATAACGCGTTGGAAGCTTGTGAAAGAATACCCGAGGATAAAATGAGAAAGATTGATGTAAAGATTCATCCTCGAAATGATTTCCTAATTATAAAAATCTCTAATACGGTTTTGGAAAATCCATTTGTTTCAAATGCAAGATTACTGAGTACAAAAAAGGACCCGCAGCCGCATGGTATGGGGTTACATAATGTGCAAGCATCTGTAAGCAAATACAATGGAAAATTATCACAAACGTATCAGGACAATGCGTTTGTATCGACTGTAATCATTTCCTACAGAGATTAG
- a CDS encoding LytR/AlgR family response regulator transcription factor, which produces MLTVAVCDDSQPFLQVLCKKIRCFFQNLQVGIDDQYFLMGKDILRQIEYGKRYDIVFLDIEMPGSSGFDVAKTIREKLPNCLIIFLTSHSEYAIDAYELSVFRYIPKCELDQRLQHALTDALQVLRIEENESYIFKSLNHGLIRIPYKEIVFVNKANRNSYFHLLSKEVYAQRKSLKIVYQELSSEDFLLIDRGYIVNILHIMRLENGYAVCRDGTHIKISRPNLPIVQDELCKYWGSNI; this is translated from the coding sequence ATGTTAACAGTTGCAGTATGTGATGATAGTCAGCCATTTTTGCAGGTCCTATGTAAAAAAATCCGGTGCTTTTTTCAAAATCTTCAGGTTGGCATAGATGATCAGTATTTTTTGATGGGAAAAGACATCCTACGCCAAATTGAATATGGAAAGCGTTACGACATTGTATTCCTTGACATTGAGATGCCCGGGTCAAGCGGATTCGATGTTGCCAAAACAATTCGTGAAAAGCTTCCGAATTGTTTAATTATATTTTTGACATCACACAGTGAATATGCAATCGATGCTTATGAACTATCTGTTTTTCGGTATATTCCTAAATGTGAATTAGACCAGCGCCTGCAGCATGCTCTGACTGATGCGTTACAAGTACTCAGAATTGAGGAAAATGAATCATATATTTTTAAGAGTCTCAATCATGGACTAATCCGCATTCCATACAAAGAAATTGTATTTGTTAACAAGGCAAATCGAAATAGCTATTTCCATCTATTATCTAAGGAAGTATACGCGCAGCGCAAATCGCTGAAAATTGTGTATCAGGAATTATCAAGTGAAGATTTTTTGTTGATAGACCGTGGTTATATTGTAAATATACTTCATATCATGAGGCTTGAAAATGGTTATGCGGTATGCCGCGACGGGACGCATATTAAAATCAGCAGGCCAAATCTTCCGATTGTTCAGGATGAACTTTGCAAGTATTGGGGTTCTAATATATGA
- the fucO gene encoding lactaldehyde reductase, whose protein sequence is MAERIVLNKISYHGSGAITEIANELTARGLKKAFICSDPDLVKFGVTQKVLDVLDHAKIPYELYSNIKPNPTIENVQTGVKTFQNSGADCMVAIGGGSSMDTAKAVGIIANNPEFADVRSLEGTAPTKKHAVFTIAVPTTAGTAAEVTINYVITDTEKKRKFVFVDTNDIPEVAVVDPEMMSSMPKGLTAATGMDALTHAIEGFTTKAAWEMTNMFHLEAIRLISKNLKDAVQNKPEGRKGMAMGQYIAGMGFSNVGLGVVHSMAHGLSALYDTPHGVACAIILPTGMEYNAECSGDKYRDIAKAMGVQGTESMSQAEYRQAAVSAVRKLGQDVGIPANLKGILKEEDIQFLAESAFADACCPGNPRDTSVKEIAALYRSLL, encoded by the coding sequence ATGGCAGAGCGTATTGTTTTAAACAAAATTTCCTATCACGGCTCCGGTGCAATTACAGAGATTGCAAATGAACTGACTGCTCGCGGACTGAAAAAAGCTTTTATTTGTTCTGACCCTGACCTTGTAAAATTCGGCGTAACGCAAAAGGTACTGGATGTACTTGACCATGCGAAAATTCCATATGAACTGTATTCCAACATTAAGCCGAACCCTACGATTGAAAATGTACAGACCGGTGTAAAAACATTTCAGAATTCCGGTGCGGACTGTATGGTTGCCATTGGCGGCGGTTCTTCTATGGATACAGCCAAGGCAGTCGGTATTATTGCCAATAATCCGGAGTTTGCCGATGTGCGCAGTCTTGAGGGCACTGCACCCACCAAAAAGCATGCTGTGTTTACCATTGCGGTGCCAACTACTGCTGGAACCGCTGCAGAAGTCACTATCAATTATGTGATTACCGACACCGAAAAAAAGCGGAAATTTGTATTCGTGGATACAAATGATATTCCGGAAGTAGCTGTGGTTGACCCCGAAATGATGTCTTCCATGCCGAAAGGTCTGACTGCTGCAACTGGCATGGACGCGCTGACACATGCAATAGAAGGTTTTACAACAAAAGCTGCATGGGAAATGACAAATATGTTTCACCTGGAAGCTATCCGCCTGATTTCCAAGAATCTTAAGGATGCCGTGCAGAATAAACCAGAGGGACGCAAAGGGATGGCCATGGGGCAGTATATCGCCGGCATGGGTTTCTCAAACGTTGGGCTGGGTGTTGTGCACAGCATGGCACACGGCTTGAGTGCTTTATACGATACGCCGCACGGTGTGGCCTGTGCAATCATTTTGCCGACTGGCATGGAATATAATGCCGAATGCTCCGGTGACAAATACCGCGACATTGCCAAAGCAATGGGTGTACAGGGAACAGAATCTATGTCGCAGGCCGAGTACCGCCAAGCCGCAGTCAGCGCTGTACGCAAACTGGGCCAGGATGTGGGAATTCCGGCAAATCTGAAAGGCATCCTAAAAGAAGAAGACATCCAATTCCTGGCAGAAAGCGCTTTCGCAGATGCCTGCTGCCCAGGAAACCCGCGTGATACCAGTGTAAAGGAAATTGCCGCACTTTACCGCAGCCTGCTGTAA